Proteins from a single region of Nitratidesulfovibrio sp.:
- a CDS encoding carbon starvation CstA family protein, which translates to MPPGAYLAISLAALVCGYLLYGRLMVRLMRPDNARPTPACTMADGVDYVKMPAKSVFLIQLLNIAGIGPVYGPILGALYGPWALVWIVLGSIFAGGVHDYFSGMLSVRRGGLSLPDVVGDHLGTSMRRFMQVFSLVVVVLVGVVFVTGPARLLSDMTTIPVMTWVVVIFAYYFLATILPIDVVIGRVYPIFAGSLLVMAVGLTAALFVEGYATRAPLAWTTPPADLPMWPLLFITIACGAISGFHATQSPLMARCLPDERSGLPVFYGAMIAEGALALIWATLGMALYPDPATLQAAIAAGGPGKVVNDVSMELMGPAGGILAILGVIVLPITSGDTAFRSARLTIADVLGIAQRERGRRLLIAVPLFALGATLSQVNFEVIWRYFGWANQVLATLVLWTVAAFLARGGMFHWPASLPASFMTAVCATYICHARIGLNLPLSVSSWMGGVAAALALALFLSRCRRKA; encoded by the coding sequence ATGCCGCCTGGGGCATACCTTGCCATAAGCCTTGCCGCGCTTGTCTGCGGCTACCTTCTCTACGGCCGCCTGATGGTGCGCCTGATGCGCCCGGACAACGCCCGGCCCACCCCCGCCTGCACCATGGCCGACGGGGTGGACTACGTGAAGATGCCCGCCAAGAGCGTCTTTCTCATCCAGTTGCTGAACATCGCGGGCATCGGGCCGGTGTATGGCCCCATCCTGGGCGCGCTGTACGGGCCGTGGGCGCTGGTGTGGATAGTGCTGGGGTCCATCTTCGCCGGGGGGGTGCACGATTATTTCTCGGGCATGCTTTCCGTGCGGCGGGGCGGCCTTTCGCTGCCCGACGTGGTGGGCGACCATCTGGGCACCTCCATGCGCCGCTTCATGCAGGTCTTCTCGCTGGTGGTGGTGGTGCTGGTGGGGGTGGTGTTCGTCACCGGCCCGGCGCGCCTGCTGTCGGACATGACCACCATACCCGTGATGACGTGGGTGGTGGTCATCTTCGCCTACTACTTCCTGGCCACCATCCTGCCCATCGACGTGGTCATCGGGCGGGTCTATCCCATCTTCGCGGGCTCGCTGCTGGTCATGGCCGTGGGGCTTACCGCCGCGCTGTTCGTGGAAGGGTACGCCACCCGCGCCCCCCTGGCCTGGACGACACCACCAGCGGACCTGCCCATGTGGCCGCTGCTGTTCATCACCATCGCCTGCGGGGCCATTTCCGGCTTCCACGCCACCCAGTCGCCCCTGATGGCCCGCTGCCTGCCCGACGAACGCAGCGGGCTGCCCGTGTTCTACGGGGCCATGATCGCCGAAGGCGCGCTGGCGCTGATCTGGGCCACCCTGGGCATGGCCCTGTACCCCGACCCCGCGACGTTGCAGGCCGCCATAGCCGCCGGGGGGCCCGGCAAGGTGGTCAACGACGTGTCCATGGAACTGATGGGCCCTGCGGGGGGCATCCTGGCCATCCTGGGGGTCATCGTGCTGCCCATCACCTCCGGCGACACGGCCTTCCGTTCCGCCCGCCTGACCATCGCCGACGTGCTCGGCATCGCGCAGCGGGAACGCGGCCGCCGCCTGCTCATCGCGGTGCCGCTGTTCGCGCTGGGGGCCACCCTGTCGCAGGTCAACTTCGAGGTGATCTGGCGCTACTTCGGCTGGGCCAACCAGGTGCTGGCAACGCTGGTGCTGTGGACCGTCGCGGCCTTTCTGGCGCGGGGAGGCATGTTCCACTGGCCCGCCAGCCTGCCCGCCAGCTTCATGACCGCCGTGTGCGCCACCTACATCTGCCACGCCCGCATCGGCCTGAACCTGCCGCTGAGCGTCTCTTCGTGGATGGGTGGTGTTGCCGCCGCGCTGGCGCTGGCCCTGTTCCTGTCCCGCTGCCGCCGCAAGGCCTGA
- a CDS encoding LytS/YhcK type 5TM receptor domain-containing protein, whose protein sequence is MDPILSPHVPELFITLTQRFGLLLAGGFAIMTFAPLDKVGPGRSRPLWATALLVVMFGMFGILGTYTGNFVFQSFANLRAMGVITAGLFGGPVVGAGAGIIAAGHRYLIDVGGFSALPCGLATLSEGILAGLVAWRFPERRLDWATALTLGLVGETYHMGLVLWLAEPFTEAVELVRVISLPMILINAMGAALFVQALRLQLHFRDLRDSTQARQILSIANQSLTHLRSGLTRSSAQATAEIILDETHVAAVALTGGDMVLAHVGAGADHHLAGFHVRTLATRRVAETGEALFVRDRDSIGCRQPGCPLTDAIIVPLRKGGHILGCLKLYGTKNRPLDQTRFELAKGLADLFSTQIELEEIGIKNQLIARAEIRRLQAQINPHFLFNSLNTVASFCRTAPGQARDLILDLARYMRRNLDSSRGAIRLSEELEQVRSYLVIEQARFGDRIRADIDLAPGTADWLIPPLLIQPLVENSVRHGILAREEGGLVRLSAHADGDHLLVTVEDDGAGMDDDTRNAILAPDASDLSPHVYAGIQDEVQASHQTGGAQSGPRPGTQPGTACIGPPGESLHDGIGARNCNQRLMQMYGPSYAMRIDSEPGKGTRVSFRIPRQQLQ, encoded by the coding sequence ATGGACCCGATACTTTCCCCCCACGTTCCGGAACTGTTCATCACCCTTACCCAGCGTTTCGGCCTGCTGCTGGCCGGGGGCTTTGCCATCATGACCTTTGCCCCGCTGGACAAGGTGGGGCCGGGCCGCTCGCGCCCGCTGTGGGCCACGGCGCTTCTGGTGGTCATGTTCGGGATGTTCGGCATTCTCGGCACCTACACCGGCAACTTCGTGTTCCAGTCCTTCGCCAACCTGCGGGCCATGGGCGTGATCACCGCCGGGCTGTTCGGCGGGCCGGTGGTAGGCGCGGGGGCGGGCATCATAGCTGCCGGGCACCGCTACCTCATCGACGTGGGCGGGTTCAGCGCGCTGCCGTGCGGCCTTGCCACGCTAAGCGAGGGGATACTGGCCGGGCTGGTGGCCTGGCGCTTTCCGGAACGGCGGCTGGACTGGGCCACGGCCCTGACCCTGGGGCTGGTGGGCGAAACCTACCACATGGGCCTTGTGCTGTGGCTGGCCGAACCCTTTACCGAGGCCGTGGAACTGGTGCGGGTGATCAGCCTGCCCATGATCCTCATCAACGCCATGGGGGCTGCGCTGTTCGTGCAGGCCTTGCGCCTGCAACTGCACTTCCGCGACCTGCGCGACTCCACCCAGGCCCGGCAGATCCTGTCCATCGCCAACCAGAGCCTGACCCACCTGCGCTCCGGCCTGACCCGCTCGTCCGCCCAAGCCACGGCGGAAATCATCCTGGACGAAACCCATGTGGCCGCCGTGGCCCTGACCGGGGGCGACATGGTGCTGGCCCATGTGGGCGCAGGGGCCGACCACCACCTGGCCGGGTTCCATGTGCGCACGCTGGCCACCCGGCGGGTGGCGGAAACGGGCGAGGCGCTGTTCGTGCGCGACCGTGATTCCATCGGCTGCCGCCAGCCCGGCTGCCCGCTGACCGACGCCATCATCGTGCCGCTGCGCAAGGGCGGCCACATCCTGGGCTGCCTGAAACTGTACGGCACCAAGAACCGCCCGCTGGACCAGACCCGCTTCGAACTGGCCAAGGGGCTGGCGGACCTGTTCTCCACCCAGATCGAGCTGGAAGAGATAGGCATCAAGAACCAGCTCATCGCGCGCGCCGAAATCCGCCGCCTGCAGGCCCAGATCAACCCGCATTTCCTGTTCAACTCGCTGAACACGGTGGCCTCGTTCTGCCGCACAGCGCCCGGCCAGGCCCGCGACCTGATCCTGGACCTTGCCCGGTACATGCGCCGCAACCTCGATTCCAGCCGGGGGGCCATCCGCCTGTCCGAGGAACTGGAGCAGGTGCGCTCGTACCTGGTCATCGAGCAGGCCCGCTTCGGCGACCGCATCCGCGCCGACATCGACCTGGCCCCCGGCACCGCCGACTGGCTGATTCCCCCGCTACTCATCCAGCCGCTGGTGGAAAACAGCGTGCGCCACGGCATTCTGGCCCGCGAGGAAGGCGGGCTGGTGCGCCTTTCGGCCCATGCCGACGGCGACCACCTGCTGGTGACCGTGGAGGACGACGGCGCGGGCATGGACGACGACACCCGCAACGCCATCCTGGCCCCGGACGCCAGCGACCTTTCGCCCCACGTGTACGCAGGCATTCAGGACGAGGTGCAGGCCAGCCACCAGACAGGCGGCGCCCAATCCGGCCCCCGGCCGGGCACGCAGCCGGGCACGGCCTGCATCGGCCCCCCGGGCGAAAGCCTGCACGACGGTATCGGCGCGCGGAACTGCAACCAGCGGCTGATGCAGATGTACGGCCCGTCGTACGCCATGCGCATAGACAGCGAGCCGGGCAAGGGCACGCGCGTCTCGTTCCGCATTCCGCGCCAGCAGTTGCAGTAG
- a CDS encoding LytTR family transcriptional regulator DNA-binding domain-containing protein codes for MTIRALIVDDERPARDELAYLLSAYPDVEAAEAASASEALRKLAEEKFDLVFQDIQMPGHDGFHVLREAQAQSQPGEAAPLFVFVTAFDEHAIHAFEENALDYLLKPVAPARLARCLDRVRGRLATDGAQPLQNAVATLLGALGHSKPVERLAVEHGGRISLIPTRDVVMIEAEEKRIVAVTDEGRLPCHNMNTLARAEERLAGLPFFRVNRAVLVNLERIAEFSPWINGKYHLVMNDADRTEVTVSRNRARDFRARLGV; via the coding sequence ATGACCATCCGCGCCCTCATCGTCGATGACGAACGCCCCGCCAGGGACGAACTGGCCTACCTGCTCTCGGCCTATCCGGACGTGGAGGCCGCAGAGGCGGCATCGGCCAGCGAGGCGTTGCGCAAGCTGGCGGAAGAAAAGTTCGACCTGGTCTTCCAGGACATCCAGATGCCGGGGCACGACGGCTTCCACGTCCTGCGCGAGGCGCAAGCCCAGTCGCAGCCGGGCGAGGCCGCGCCGCTCTTCGTCTTCGTCACCGCCTTTGACGAGCACGCCATCCACGCCTTCGAGGAAAACGCCCTCGACTACCTGCTCAAACCCGTGGCCCCGGCCCGGCTGGCCCGCTGCCTGGACCGGGTGCGCGGGCGACTGGCCACCGACGGTGCACAGCCGCTGCAGAACGCCGTGGCCACCCTGCTGGGCGCGCTGGGCCATTCCAAGCCGGTGGAGCGCCTTGCCGTCGAACACGGTGGGCGCATCAGCCTCATCCCCACGCGCGACGTGGTGATGATAGAGGCCGAGGAAAAGCGCATCGTGGCCGTTACCGACGAAGGGCGCCTGCCCTGCCACAACATGAACACCCTGGCCCGGGCGGAAGAACGCCTGGCCGGGCTGCCGTTCTTTCGGGTGAACCGCGCCGTGCTGGTGAACCTGGAGCGCATTGCCGAATTTTCGCCGTGGATCAACGGCAAGTACCACCTGGTCATGAACGACGCGGACCGCACCGAGGTCACCGTCAGCCGCAACCGCGCGCGCGACTTCCGCGCCCGGCTGGGCGTCTAG
- a CDS encoding response regulator produces the protein MRILVIDDEVPTLKMFGLLLEALGHVPLAAESGEEGLISFDRERPDVVLTDIKMPGIDGMDVLRALKEADPRSEVIVITGHGDTELAIEALHLDATDFINKPVRREALEHALARAAERIRLKRAKEEEIRLVAGPGVADTGAARDGGDAGAAVRDDTAVVRIRGTVNSPAEPVLRHVFEEALLTGAPTVVLDFEPSVSVNGAGIAVLAELVRHARTLGRAVRVTGVSPNLSTVFDVVGIAHNATVEVAATAE, from the coding sequence ATGCGCATCCTGGTGATTGACGACGAGGTGCCCACCCTGAAGATGTTCGGCCTGCTGCTGGAGGCGCTGGGGCACGTGCCGCTGGCGGCGGAATCTGGCGAGGAGGGGTTGATCAGCTTTGACCGCGAACGCCCTGACGTGGTGCTGACCGACATCAAGATGCCCGGCATCGACGGCATGGACGTACTGCGCGCCCTGAAGGAGGCCGACCCGCGCAGCGAGGTCATCGTCATCACCGGCCACGGCGACACGGAACTGGCCATCGAGGCGCTGCACCTGGACGCCACCGACTTCATCAACAAGCCGGTGCGGCGCGAGGCGCTGGAACACGCGCTTGCGCGCGCCGCAGAGCGCATCCGTCTGAAGCGCGCCAAGGAAGAGGAAATCCGCCTGGTGGCCGGACCGGGGGTGGCGGATACGGGCGCTGCACGGGACGGCGGGGACGCAGGCGCTGCGGTTCGAGACGACACCGCCGTGGTGCGCATACGCGGCACGGTGAACAGCCCGGCGGAACCGGTGCTGCGCCACGTGTTCGAAGAGGCCCTGCTGACCGGCGCCCCCACCGTGGTACTGGACTTCGAGCCATCCGTTTCGGTGAACGGCGCGGGCATTGCCGTGCTGGCGGAACTGGTGCGCCACGCCCGCACGCTGGGGCGCGCGGTGCGCGTCACCGGGGTGTCGCCCAACCTTTCCACCGTGTTCGACGTGGTGGGCATTGCCCACAACGCCACGGTGGAGGTGGCGGCGACGGCGGAATAG